A portion of the Mycobacteriales bacterium genome contains these proteins:
- the rpmB gene encoding 50S ribosomal protein L28, with protein MASVCDVCGKRPGFGKSVSHSHRRTSRRWNPNVQTVRALVSPGTRRRVTVCTSCLKAGKVTRA; from the coding sequence GTGGCCAGCGTGTGCGACGTCTGCGGCAAGCGGCCCGGCTTCGGCAAGTCGGTGTCCCACTCCCACCGTCGCACCTCGCGCCGGTGGAACCCCAACGTGCAGACCGTCCGCGCACTGGTCTCCCCCGGCACCCGCCGCCGGGTCACCGTGTGCACGTCCTGCCTGAAGGCCGGCAAGGTCACCCGGGCCTAG
- a CDS encoding DAK2 domain-containing protein, with product MAAIEVLDPSAVRRWCTGAVAALEAARAEIDDLNVYPVPDGDTGTNLLLTLRAADSAVRTDPPGDLAATLASMARGAVLGARGNSGVILSQVLRGLAESLPAYPPDPGSGAGSAEAMGSGGRALGAALARAARLAWEAVAEPVEGTMLTVVRAAAEAATAAGDSLAEVARAAARGAARALERTPEQLPVLARAGVVDAGGRGLCLLLEALAAVVGGDPVPVQRGRSRAPRDTVRETGSDAYDYEVQYLLDAEEPGALREELTGLGDSLVVVGTGEGTWTVHVHVNDVGAAIEAGVRAGRPHRITVTRFADEPPPDFRRDGTSVVAVAPGAGVAELFVAEGVLVADGTEDAVLDAVLSAGTAAAVVLPGRVELVAIADAAARRARAAGIEVAVVPTRSPVQGLAAVAVHDEGRRFGDDIIAMAEAAAATRWAEVFPAERDALTMAGPCQAGDILGLVDGEVVVIGSEQTAVAAEVLDRMLSGGGELVTLVLGAADAELGHALERRLVRDHPGVEVAVYPVARPDVPLLAGVE from the coding sequence GTGGCGGCGATCGAGGTGCTGGACCCGTCGGCCGTCCGGCGCTGGTGCACCGGGGCGGTCGCGGCACTGGAGGCGGCCCGGGCGGAGATCGACGACCTCAACGTGTACCCGGTGCCGGACGGGGACACCGGCACGAACCTGCTGCTGACCCTGCGCGCGGCCGACTCGGCGGTGCGTACGGACCCGCCGGGGGACCTGGCCGCGACGCTCGCCTCGATGGCGCGGGGCGCCGTGCTCGGCGCCCGGGGGAACTCCGGCGTCATCCTCAGCCAGGTCCTCCGCGGCCTCGCCGAGTCCCTCCCGGCCTACCCCCCGGACCCGGGCTCGGGGGCCGGCTCGGCGGAGGCGATGGGGTCGGGGGGACGGGCGCTGGGGGCGGCGCTGGCGCGCGCGGCCCGGCTGGCCTGGGAGGCCGTGGCCGAGCCGGTCGAGGGCACCATGCTCACCGTGGTCCGGGCCGCGGCCGAGGCCGCCACCGCCGCCGGCGACTCGCTGGCCGAGGTCGCCCGGGCCGCCGCCCGCGGCGCCGCCCGGGCCCTGGAACGCACCCCGGAGCAGCTGCCGGTGCTGGCCCGGGCCGGCGTGGTCGACGCCGGCGGCCGCGGCCTCTGCCTGCTGCTGGAGGCGCTGGCCGCGGTGGTCGGCGGCGACCCGGTCCCGGTGCAGCGGGGCCGCTCCCGAGCCCCCCGGGACACGGTCCGGGAGACCGGCTCGGACGCGTACGACTACGAGGTGCAGTACCTGCTCGACGCCGAGGAGCCGGGCGCGCTCCGCGAGGAGCTGACCGGGCTGGGCGACTCGCTGGTCGTGGTCGGCACCGGCGAGGGCACCTGGACCGTGCACGTGCACGTCAACGACGTCGGCGCCGCGATCGAGGCCGGCGTCCGGGCCGGCCGCCCGCACCGGATCACCGTGACCCGCTTCGCCGACGAGCCGCCGCCGGACTTCCGCCGGGACGGCACCTCGGTGGTCGCGGTCGCCCCCGGAGCCGGCGTCGCGGAGCTGTTCGTGGCCGAGGGCGTGCTGGTCGCGGACGGCACCGAGGACGCCGTGCTGGACGCGGTGCTCTCGGCCGGGACCGCGGCCGCGGTCGTGCTGCCGGGCCGGGTCGAGCTGGTCGCGATCGCCGACGCCGCCGCCCGCCGGGCCCGGGCCGCCGGGATCGAGGTCGCCGTGGTGCCGACCCGCTCGCCGGTGCAGGGGCTGGCCGCGGTGGCCGTGCACGACGAGGGCCGCCGCTTCGGCGACGACATCATCGCGATGGCCGAGGCGGCCGCGGCCACCCGCTGGGCCGAGGTCTTCCCGGCCGAGCGCGACGCGCTGACGATGGCCGGTCCCTGCCAGGCGGGTGACATCCTCGGTCTGGTGGACGGCGAGGTGGTGGTCATCGGGTCCGAGCAGACGGCGGTCGCGGCCGAGGTGCTGGACCGGATGCTGTCCGGCGGTGGCGAGCTGGTGACGCTGGTGCTCGGGGCCGCCGACGCGGAGCTGGGCCACGCCCTGGAACGCCGGCTCGTCCGGGACCATCCCGGGGTGGAGGTGGCGGTGTACCCGGTGGCGCGGCCCGACGTACCGCTGCTGGCCGGGGTGGAGTGA
- the recG gene encoding ATP-dependent DNA helicase RecG: MARLDTPLEDLVGGKTATPLAKGLDLETVGDLLRHYPRRYAERGKLTNLRDLSPGEDVTVFARVSKVGRRQMRARRGTIVEAEITDGQGTLKLTFFNQPWREKELEVGRQGLFAGKVTVFNGKRQLNSPDFRILDAEESKGDIEEFAGALIPVYPATSATPTWTIARCVRMALDSLDPPVDPLPSGIRARHDLIDLESALRGIHRPADYGALERARKRLKWEEALPLQALLAQRRRAAAERPGKARPPRTDGILAAFDAALPFPLTGGQVGIGETLASELASEHPMHRLLQGEVGSGKTVCALRAMLQVVDAGGQAALLAPTEVLAAQHARSLAALLGPLARAGELDGAEQATRIALLTGSLPVAAKRRAMLAAVSGDAGIVVGTHALLSEGVEFLDLGLVVVDEQHRFGVEQRDALRAKGDAPHVLVMTATPIPRTVAMTVYGDLEVSSLRELPRGRSPIASTVVPAGEKPSWLDRVWTRIKEEVAAGHQAYVVCPRIGGTDPDEDEEPSEEDGESRRPPIAVLDVAPGLAEGPLHGLRVRILHGRLPAEEKDAVMRAFAAAEVDVLVATTVVEVGVDVPNATVMAVLDADRFGISQLHQLRGRVGRGSAPGLCLLVTDSPAGTPARERLDAVASTVDGFELAELDLEQRREGQVLGEAQSGRSSFKLLSLIRDRDLITTAREEASTIVAADPELADHPGLAAAVTALTEKERSEFLEKT, translated from the coding sequence ATGGCCCGCCTGGACACCCCGCTGGAGGATCTCGTCGGCGGGAAGACGGCCACCCCGCTGGCGAAGGGGCTCGACCTGGAGACGGTCGGGGACCTGCTGCGGCACTACCCGCGGCGGTACGCCGAGCGCGGCAAGCTGACCAACCTGCGCGACCTCAGCCCGGGCGAGGACGTCACCGTGTTCGCCCGCGTCAGCAAGGTCGGCCGCCGGCAGATGCGGGCCCGCCGCGGCACGATCGTCGAGGCCGAGATCACCGACGGCCAGGGCACGCTCAAGCTCACGTTCTTCAACCAGCCCTGGCGGGAGAAGGAGCTGGAGGTCGGCCGGCAGGGCCTGTTCGCCGGCAAGGTCACGGTCTTCAACGGCAAGCGGCAGCTCAACAGCCCCGACTTCCGGATCCTGGACGCCGAGGAGTCCAAGGGCGACATCGAGGAGTTCGCCGGCGCCCTGATCCCGGTCTACCCGGCCACCTCGGCCACGCCGACCTGGACGATCGCCCGCTGCGTACGGATGGCGCTGGACTCCCTCGACCCGCCGGTCGACCCGCTGCCGTCCGGGATCCGGGCCCGGCACGACCTCATCGACCTGGAGTCGGCCCTGCGCGGGATCCACCGCCCGGCCGACTACGGCGCGCTGGAGCGGGCCCGGAAGCGGCTGAAGTGGGAGGAGGCGCTGCCGCTGCAGGCGCTGCTGGCCCAGCGGCGGCGGGCGGCGGCCGAGCGCCCGGGCAAGGCCCGCCCGCCCCGTACGGACGGGATCCTGGCCGCGTTCGACGCGGCGCTGCCGTTCCCGCTCACCGGCGGGCAGGTCGGGATCGGCGAGACGCTCGCGTCGGAGCTGGCGTCCGAACACCCCATGCACCGGCTGCTGCAGGGCGAGGTCGGCTCGGGCAAGACCGTCTGCGCGCTGCGGGCGATGCTGCAGGTGGTCGACGCCGGCGGCCAGGCCGCGCTGCTGGCGCCGACCGAGGTGCTGGCCGCGCAGCACGCCCGCTCGCTGGCCGCGCTGCTCGGCCCGCTGGCCCGGGCCGGCGAGCTGGACGGGGCCGAGCAGGCCACCCGGATCGCGTTGCTGACCGGCTCGCTGCCGGTCGCGGCCAAGCGCCGGGCCATGCTGGCGGCGGTCTCCGGCGACGCCGGCATCGTGGTCGGCACCCACGCGCTGCTCTCCGAGGGCGTCGAGTTCCTCGACCTCGGCCTGGTCGTGGTCGACGAGCAGCACCGCTTCGGGGTCGAGCAGCGGGACGCGCTGCGGGCCAAGGGCGATGCCCCGCACGTGCTGGTGATGACCGCGACCCCCATCCCGCGCACCGTCGCCATGACCGTGTACGGCGACCTCGAGGTCTCCTCGCTGCGGGAGCTGCCCCGGGGCCGGTCGCCGATCGCCTCGACCGTGGTCCCGGCCGGGGAGAAGCCGTCCTGGCTGGACCGCGTCTGGACCCGGATCAAGGAGGAGGTCGCCGCCGGCCACCAGGCGTACGTGGTCTGCCCGCGGATCGGCGGCACCGACCCGGACGAGGACGAGGAACCGTCCGAAGAGGACGGTGAGAGCCGGCGACCCCCGATCGCGGTGCTCGACGTCGCACCCGGGCTGGCCGAGGGCCCGCTGCACGGGCTGCGGGTCAGGATCCTGCACGGCCGCCTGCCGGCGGAGGAGAAGGACGCGGTGATGCGGGCCTTCGCCGCGGCCGAGGTCGACGTGCTGGTCGCGACCACGGTCGTCGAGGTCGGCGTGGACGTGCCGAACGCGACGGTGATGGCGGTGCTGGACGCCGACCGGTTCGGCATCTCCCAGCTGCACCAGCTGCGCGGCCGGGTCGGGCGGGGCAGCGCGCCCGGGCTCTGCCTGCTGGTCACCGACTCCCCGGCCGGGACGCCGGCCCGCGAGCGGCTGGACGCGGTGGCGTCCACTGTGGACGGTTTCGAGCTGGCCGAGCTCGACCTGGAGCAGCGCCGGGAAGGGCAGGTGCTGGGGGAGGCCCAGTCCGGCCGGTCCTCGTTCAAGCTGCTGTCGCTGATCCGGGACCGCGACCTCATCACGACCGCCCGGGAGGAGGCGAGCACGATCGTCGCCGCCGACCCCGAGCTCGCCGACCACCCCGGCCTCGCCGCCGCCGTCACCGCCCTCACCGAGAAGGAACGCTCCGAGTTCCTCGAGAAGACCTGA
- a CDS encoding ATP-binding cassette domain-containing protein has product MSIIELDGLTRHFVVRRPGRRFRREKRVVRAVDGISFSVAEGECVGYIGANGAGKSTTVKMLTGILVPTSGLVRVCGLEPVRQRRELARRIGVVFGQRSQLWWDLPLAESFRLLAAIHRLPPAQAADRLQRCVALLDLSPFLDTPVRQLSLGQRMRGEVTAALLHSPQLLLLDEPTVGLDIVSKEALRTFLADERREAGTTILLTTHDLPDIERLSNRVVVVDGGKVVHTGDLAGLAAAAGVDRVLTVELTTPAAPLADVPGTRLLSVEAGGLRQNLALTGSAAAAVAAVSARVELRDLTIAEPGIEDVVARLYRRAASTRT; this is encoded by the coding sequence ATGAGCATCATCGAACTGGACGGGCTCACCCGGCACTTCGTCGTCCGGCGCCCGGGACGCCGGTTCCGCCGGGAGAAGCGGGTCGTACGGGCGGTCGACGGGATCAGCTTCTCCGTCGCCGAGGGCGAGTGCGTCGGCTACATCGGCGCGAACGGGGCCGGCAAGTCGACCACCGTCAAGATGCTGACCGGGATCCTGGTGCCGACCTCGGGCCTCGTCCGGGTCTGCGGCCTGGAACCGGTACGGCAGCGGCGGGAGCTGGCCCGCCGGATCGGCGTGGTCTTCGGGCAGCGCAGCCAGCTCTGGTGGGACCTGCCGCTGGCCGAGTCGTTCCGGCTGCTGGCCGCGATCCACCGGCTGCCGCCGGCGCAGGCGGCCGACCGGCTGCAGCGCTGCGTCGCGCTGCTGGACCTCTCGCCCTTCCTGGACACGCCGGTCCGGCAGCTCTCGCTGGGGCAGCGGATGCGCGGCGAGGTCACCGCGGCGCTGCTGCACTCCCCGCAGCTCCTGCTGCTGGACGAGCCGACCGTGGGACTGGACATCGTGAGCAAGGAGGCGCTGCGGACGTTCCTGGCCGACGAACGCCGCGAGGCCGGGACCACGATCCTGCTCACCACCCACGACCTGCCCGACATCGAGCGGCTCTCGAACCGGGTCGTGGTCGTCGACGGCGGCAAGGTCGTGCACACCGGCGACCTGGCCGGGCTGGCCGCGGCGGCCGGCGTGGACCGGGTGCTCACGGTCGAGCTGACCACGCCGGCCGCGCCGCTGGCCGACGTACCCGGCACCCGGCTGCTCTCGGTCGAGGCCGGCGGGCTGCGCCAGAACCTGGCCCTGACCGGCTCCGCCGCCGCGGCCGTCGCCGCCGTCTCCGCCCGGGTCGAGCTCCGCGACCTGACCATCGCCGAGCCCGGCATCGAGGACGTCGTCGCCCGCCTCTACCGCCGGGCCGCCAGCACCCGAACCTGA
- a CDS encoding ABC-2 family transporter protein, which produces MADARVYGMLLRAGMAGQTTYRASFVLEVLGTAFGVGLDFIEVFAVFHQVPSIAGLSFTEVVLVFAISSTGFATADLLVGQSDAVIQHVRSGTFDVVLLRPLSVLGQLAAADLQLRRLGRVAVSLVLLVAVLTRLDVDWTAARVAMLAIAPVAATVVFGALFVVAGAVSFWLVEGTEVTSALTYGSGYLGEWPTAVLSPVLARFFTFVVPAAFTGYLPALAILGRSDPSGLPDWLPWASPLAALLAAVAAGLLWRSGIRHYVGAGG; this is translated from the coding sequence GTGGCTGACGCGCGCGTCTACGGGATGCTGCTGCGGGCCGGGATGGCCGGGCAGACGACGTACCGGGCCTCGTTCGTGCTGGAGGTGCTCGGCACCGCGTTCGGCGTCGGGCTGGACTTCATCGAGGTCTTCGCGGTCTTCCACCAGGTGCCCTCGATCGCCGGGCTGTCCTTCACCGAGGTCGTGCTGGTGTTCGCGATCTCCTCGACCGGGTTCGCGACCGCCGACCTGCTGGTCGGGCAGAGCGACGCGGTGATCCAGCACGTCCGCTCGGGCACGTTCGACGTGGTGCTGCTGCGGCCGCTGTCGGTGCTCGGCCAGCTCGCCGCGGCCGACCTGCAGCTGCGCCGGCTGGGCCGGGTCGCGGTCTCGCTGGTGCTGCTGGTCGCCGTACTGACCCGGCTGGACGTGGACTGGACGGCGGCCCGGGTGGCGATGCTGGCGATCGCGCCGGTCGCGGCCACGGTCGTGTTCGGCGCGCTGTTCGTGGTCGCCGGCGCGGTCTCGTTCTGGCTCGTCGAGGGGACCGAGGTGACCAGCGCGCTGACGTACGGGTCGGGATATCTGGGCGAGTGGCCGACCGCGGTGCTGAGCCCCGTGCTGGCGCGGTTCTTCACCTTCGTCGTGCCGGCGGCGTTCACCGGCTACCTGCCGGCGCTGGCGATCCTGGGCCGGTCCGACCCGAGCGGGCTGCCGGACTGGCTGCCCTGGGCCTCGCCGCTGGCCGCCCTCCTCGCGGCCGTCGCGGCCGGCCTGCTCTGGCGATCCGGGATCCGGCACTACGTGGGAGCGGGCGGATGA
- a CDS encoding ABC-2 family transporter protein: MSALPSPGAAGALVVAGFRRYATYRQATLAGAFTNTVFGVIRVSILFAAADAAGGTVAGYDRAALSTYTWVSQGMIAMVWLFSWTQVTQRVRTGDVAIDLGRPVHPIAAWLAEDVGRAGQACLIRFAGPLVVGGLLFGLRVPTRPETVPLFVVSAAVAVLVSFGGRLLVSLVAFWLVDVRGVINLYVLASNVLCGLLVPIHFLPGWAQAVAYATPFPSVLQTPLDIVTERSTGAAALGLIGVQVAWAVVLLGVGVAVFGRGTRRLVVQGG; the protein is encoded by the coding sequence GTGTCTGCGCTGCCTTCACCCGGGGCGGCGGGGGCGCTGGTGGTCGCCGGGTTCCGGCGGTACGCGACGTACCGGCAGGCGACGCTGGCGGGCGCGTTCACCAACACGGTCTTCGGCGTGATCCGGGTGTCGATCCTGTTCGCCGCCGCGGACGCCGCCGGCGGCACGGTGGCCGGGTACGACCGGGCGGCGCTCTCGACGTACACCTGGGTCTCCCAGGGGATGATCGCGATGGTCTGGCTGTTCAGCTGGACCCAGGTCACCCAGCGGGTCCGGACCGGCGACGTCGCCATCGACCTGGGCCGGCCGGTGCACCCGATCGCGGCCTGGCTGGCCGAGGACGTCGGCCGGGCCGGGCAGGCCTGCCTGATCCGCTTCGCCGGGCCGCTGGTCGTCGGCGGGCTGCTGTTCGGGCTGCGGGTGCCGACCCGGCCGGAGACCGTGCCGCTGTTCGTGGTCTCGGCCGCGGTGGCCGTGCTGGTCAGCTTCGGCGGCCGGCTGCTGGTCAGCCTGGTCGCGTTCTGGCTGGTCGACGTCCGCGGCGTGATCAACCTGTACGTCCTGGCCTCGAACGTGCTGTGCGGGCTGCTGGTACCGATCCACTTCCTGCCCGGCTGGGCCCAGGCCGTGGCGTACGCGACCCCGTTCCCGTCGGTGCTGCAGACGCCGCTGGACATCGTCACCGAGCGGTCCACCGGCGCGGCCGCGCTCGGGCTGATCGGCGTGCAGGTGGCCTGGGCGGTCGTCCTGCTCGGGGTTGGGGTGGCGGTGTTCGGGCGCGGCACCCGGCGGCTGGTGGTGCAGGGTGGCTGA